The Chitinophaga caeni genome segment GTTTATGCAATTGCAGCCTATCCCCTGGGTATCTTGGCGGATAAACTCGGTCTAAAAAATATCTTCATTGCTGGTTTAGCCATATTTGCAATGGTGTATGGCGGTATGTCGATAAGTTCAGGGATGATAGGGTTTATCTTGCTATTTTTTCTTTACGGCATTTATGCTGCTGCAACCGAAGGGGTATCTAAAGCATGGATCAGTAACCTGGTAAACAAGGGAGATACAGCAACTGCTATCGGTACTTATACAGGTTTTCAAAGTATCTGTTCTATGCTTGCCAGTAGTATTGCGGGATTGCTTTGGTATCAATTCGGATCCCGGGCTATGTTTTTGACAACTTCTTTGGCTGTATTACTGGTAATAATTTATGTTGCATTGCTAAAGAGTGATAAGGACATAAACATGGCCTAACCCCGGGGTACCATGTTTAACTTCGCAAGCTATTTAAGGCATTTTACCAGGTGGTATTTGAAATCGTTTTTTCTAATTAGCGGGTTACAGGAAGCCATGACAAAATATTCCTTGATATAAATGCTGATCAAAGGCCATCTCTCTTAATGAACCTAGTTGCACTTTTATTTTAGCGCCATAATTTTTATAGAATAAGGTAATGGCGTTTGGGTAGATCTCTATTCCCGTCACCCCGATGCCTTGCCAGGAGAAAATCTGCGCATTCCTGTAGTAATCGATACCTGGAATAAGGATATCCCCGCAAGGAAGTAACCGGGAAATAATACCCACCACGTAAAGGGCAAAAAAAATATGCTGGTACTGTTTGACAACAATACCAGCATAAACCGTCTTTTACAGATTGAAGTGTTCCGTTTATTTATTCCGGATACTATCCACGACTACCTTGTAATGCGGGTCCTCCAATACGTTTACCTCGATTAAATTGTCCGCATTTTTCAACAGCAGTTTGCAATCTTCACTAAGATGCCTGAGATGTAGCCTCTTATTTAGTTTACTGTAACGTTCTGTCAGTTTATTTAATGCTTCGATTCCGCTCATATCTGCCACGCGGCTATCTTTAAAATCGATAATTACTTCCCCCGGGTCGTTGGCAACGTCAAATTTTTCATTGAACGCGCTGATCGATCCGAAAAACAAGGGGCCGTATATTTCATAATGCTTAATCCCGTGTTCATCGATGTATTTTTTGGCGCGGATTCTTTTCGCGCTTTCCCATGCAAACACTAACGCTGAAATTATGACACCTATCAATACTGCTAAGGCTAAATTATGTAAGAAAATAGTTACGGCAGCCACCAGTATTCCAACAAAAATATCATGCCTCGGCATCTTACCGATCATGCGCAAACTGACCCATTCGAATGTACCGATCGATACCATGACCATCACCCCCGTCAATGCAGCCATCGGTACCTTCTCGATCAATGAAGATCCGAACATGATAAAAACCAGGAGCATTACCGAGGCTACGATACCTGATAACCTGGCCCTCGCGCCTGCCGAAATATTGATTAGGCTCTGCCCGATCATAGCACAGCCGCCCATCCCGGAAAATAGCCCCGTAACGATATTGGCCATACCTTGGGCTGCTGCCTCTTTATTGCCGTTACCGCGGGTTTCAGTGATTTCATCGATCAGGTTTAAGGTTAACAGGCTCTCGATTAAGCCTACACCCGCAACAATTGCGGCATAAGGAAAGATAATCTGAAGCGTTTCGAAATTAAATGGAATTGCCGGTATATGGAACGGCGGGAAACCGCCTTTGATAGAAGCTACGTCTCCAACAGTTCGGGTGTCTACCCCGAAGCCGATCACGATAGCCGATATAACTAATATAGCTGCCAAGGAAGAGGGAAATGCCTTCGTAATTTTGGGCAAACCCCAAATGATGAGCATGGTTAATAATACGAGGCCTAACATGGTATATAATTGGGAACCCGTCATCCAATGTAGTATCCCGGCTGCATCGGCAGTTTTGAATTGTACTAACTGCGCCATGAAGATGATGATTGCCAAACCGTTTACGAAACCGAACATTACGGGGTGCGGGACTAGCCGGATGAATTTTCCCAAGCGGAGCATGCCGGCGATGAATTGTAATATACCGGCCAATATCACCGTCGCAAATATATATTCCACCCCGTGGGTTTTGGCCAATGCCACGATCACAACTGCCACGGCGCCGGTAGCGCCGGAAATCATACCGGGGCGGCCACCGAAAATGGATGTTACAAAACCCATTGTAAAGGCTGCATACAAACCTGTTAATGGCGATAGCCCGGCAATAAATGCAAAGGCTACTGCTTCCGGTATCAAGGCCAAGGCCACTGTTAGCCCGGATAAAACCTCGGTTTTGTAATTTACTTTTTGCTTGAAGTCAAATAAATTTAGATAAGCCCTCATATAGATGGTTTATGTTGAAACGATTGCAATAAATTATTTGGATAATAAATGGATTATGCTACAATGCCGGTTGGCAATGCTGCTCTAGTTAGCCGTTTTAGAACCTGCTATCAAGGTGGAGTAGGACGTGTATGTTGAGTAATAACGCGCATATAGAGGCGCAAAGGTAGGCAAAATATTCTTAAATGCAAGTGTTCTGTAGATGTTGAACGCTTAGTTTGGTGCGGCGGCATTTAAAATAGAATGGCGTGTTGCATACTATAAGATACGATCATTATAATATACAACACGCGGTATGTTGGATTGACTTGTGGACGAAATTATTCGCCGCTATGCGATTTTAGCCATTCTAACCTGCGCTGATCCGGCAAATGCTTCACTTGAAAATGCTCGAAAACTGCCTCGAAACCATTCCCGTCGGGACTGGCGCCCATCATGCCAACTTGCACGGGGATATTATCCTGCAAATGT includes the following:
- a CDS encoding SulP family inorganic anion transporter, translating into MRAYLNLFDFKQKVNYKTEVLSGLTVALALIPEAVAFAFIAGLSPLTGLYAAFTMGFVTSIFGGRPGMISGATGAVAVVIVALAKTHGVEYIFATVILAGILQFIAGMLRLGKFIRLVPHPVMFGFVNGLAIIIFMAQLVQFKTADAAGILHWMTGSQLYTMLGLVLLTMLIIWGLPKITKAFPSSLAAILVISAIVIGFGVDTRTVGDVASIKGGFPPFHIPAIPFNFETLQIIFPYAAIVAGVGLIESLLTLNLIDEITETRGNGNKEAAAQGMANIVTGLFSGMGGCAMIGQSLINISAGARARLSGIVASVMLLVFIMFGSSLIEKVPMAALTGVMVMVSIGTFEWVSLRMIGKMPRHDIFVGILVAAVTIFLHNLALAVLIGVIISALVFAWESAKRIRAKKYIDEHGIKHYEIYGPLFFGSISAFNEKFDVANDPGEVIIDFKDSRVADMSGIEALNKLTERYSKLNKRLHLRHLSEDCKLLLKNADNLIEVNVLEDPHYKVVVDSIRNK